From a single Rickettsia endosymbiont of Cantharis rufa genomic region:
- the iscU gene encoding Fe-S cluster assembly scaffold IscU → MAYSKKVIDHYENPRNVGSLDKEKKNVGTGLVGAPACGDVMKLQIEVDDDEIITDAKFKTFGCGSAIASSSLLTEWVKGRSINDAGKIKNTEIAKELSLPPVKLHCSLLAEDAIKAAIVDYKQKKENSKE, encoded by the coding sequence ATGGCTTACAGCAAAAAAGTGATAGATCATTATGAAAACCCTCGTAATGTCGGGTCACTTGATAAAGAGAAAAAAAACGTCGGTACGGGGCTTGTTGGAGCTCCTGCTTGCGGTGATGTGATGAAGTTACAAATCGAAGTTGACGATGACGAGATTATTACGGATGCTAAATTTAAAACATTCGGATGCGGTTCAGCTATTGCTTCAAGTTCTTTATTAACAGAATGGGTTAAAGGAAGATCGATAAATGATGCCGGAAAGATTAAAAATACTGAAATAGCAAAAGAGTTGTCGCTGCCGCCTGTAAAATTACATTGCTCACTCCTTGCTGAAGATGCAATAAAGGCAGCCATAGTCGACTACAAACAGAAAAAAGAAAACAGTAAAGAATGA
- a CDS encoding IscS subfamily cysteine desulfurase, translated as MNPRLNSLSLPIYMDYQATTPIDPRVMEEMLPYFTTKFGNPHSRSHSFGWEAENAVEEARAKVAKLIGADTKEIIFTSGATESNNLAIKGIAKFYGNKKNHIITVLSEHKCVLDACRHLEQEGVKVTYLPVKSNGIIDLGTLKNAITDQTMLVSVMAVNNEIGVIQPLKEIGKICREGGVFFHSDIAQGFGKIPIDVNEFNIDLASISGHKIYGPKGVGALYVRKKPRVRVTPLISGGGQERGMRSGTLPTPLIVGLGTTAEIAYNEMEKDTKHVNYLFDRFLNNINSRISEVYLNGDKDQRYKGNLNLSFAGVEGESIILAIKDLAVSSGSACTSASLEPSYVLRSMGIGEELAHTSIRFGVGRFTTEQEIDYAVDLICSKIDKLRELSPLWEMMQEGIDLKKIKWAVH; from the coding sequence ATGAACCCACGATTAAACAGTCTAAGTCTACCAATATATATGGATTATCAGGCGACGACTCCAATAGATCCAAGAGTAATGGAAGAAATGTTGCCGTATTTTACTACCAAGTTCGGTAACCCTCATTCACGAAGCCATTCTTTCGGTTGGGAAGCAGAAAATGCTGTTGAAGAGGCAAGAGCCAAGGTAGCAAAGTTAATAGGAGCAGATACTAAAGAAATTATTTTCACTTCCGGTGCAACTGAGTCTAATAATCTTGCAATAAAGGGAATAGCAAAATTTTATGGTAACAAAAAGAATCATATCATTACTGTATTAAGTGAGCATAAATGCGTACTTGATGCTTGCAGACATTTAGAACAAGAAGGAGTGAAAGTCACATATTTACCGGTTAAATCAAATGGAATAATTGACTTAGGGACTCTAAAAAATGCCATTACCGATCAGACTATGTTGGTATCAGTTATGGCGGTTAATAATGAGATAGGCGTGATCCAACCTTTGAAAGAAATCGGAAAAATATGCCGTGAAGGAGGTGTTTTCTTTCACTCTGATATTGCTCAAGGTTTTGGTAAAATTCCAATTGACGTTAACGAGTTTAATATTGACCTTGCAAGTATCTCAGGGCATAAAATTTATGGACCAAAAGGAGTAGGTGCATTATATGTAAGAAAAAAACCTCGTGTACGTGTTACGCCGCTGATAAGCGGCGGTGGGCAGGAAAGAGGGATGCGTTCAGGTACGCTACCGACTCCTTTAATTGTAGGGCTTGGCACAACTGCTGAAATAGCGTATAATGAGATGGAAAAAGATACTAAGCATGTAAATTACTTATTTGACAGGTTTTTAAATAATATAAACAGCCGAATTTCCGAAGTTTATTTAAACGGCGATAAAGATCAAAGATATAAAGGCAATCTAAATTTAAGCTTTGCTGGGGTAGAGGGGGAGTCAATTATTCTTGCCATTAAAGATTTAGCGGTTTCTTCTGGTTCTGCTTGTACTTCTGCCTCACTTGAACCGTCATATGTTTTACGTTCCATGGGAATCGGTGAAGAGCTTGCCCATACTTCAATTAGGTTTGGCGTAGGTAGATTTACTACCGAGCAGGAAATTGATTACGCAGTAGATTTAATATGCTCAAAAATCGATAAGTTAAGAGAATTAAGTCCTCTTTGGGAAATGATGCAAGAGGGGATTGATTTAAAGAAGATTAAATGGGCTGTACATTAA
- a CDS encoding cysteine desulfurase family protein yields MIYLDHSATTSINPRVKEFIISLMDKELNPSSIHRSGVFAGNVIEEARFQLAVALGAPSREYNITFTSSGTESNNLIIKNFYDGDIFISAIEHLSIYDHIKHAPNIKVIKVDNQGLLDLEHLKELLSQSSATKKLVSIMMANNESGVLQNTFEISKIAKKYKAKFHSDLVQAFSKIPTYIKDLGLDFATISGHKIGGGQGGAALISTSHFQLTPIIIGGGQEKNVRSGTENVIAIAGFGLAAELMRKNIIENYIKIKNLQGILEKKLKKYSNVNIISDNVARLPNITLITIPNTDAQVKLIGFDLRNICVSSGSACSSGKISKSHVLTNMGMSEEEAKSSIRVSLSHTNTVNDIEAFIEAFEEVYDAIIS; encoded by the coding sequence ATGATATATTTAGACCACAGTGCTACTACTTCTATCAATCCTAGAGTTAAGGAATTCATAATAAGTTTGATGGACAAGGAGCTTAACCCTTCATCAATACATAGATCAGGTGTATTTGCTGGGAATGTTATAGAAGAAGCGCGTTTTCAATTAGCTGTAGCTCTTGGGGCACCCTCTAGGGAATATAATATTACCTTTACTTCATCCGGAACGGAGAGTAATAATTTAATAATAAAGAATTTTTATGACGGTGATATTTTCATATCGGCTATTGAACATTTATCGATCTATGACCATATAAAACATGCTCCAAATATTAAAGTTATAAAAGTTGATAATCAAGGTTTGCTTGATCTAGAGCATCTAAAAGAATTATTGTCACAAAGTAGTGCTACAAAAAAATTAGTATCTATAATGATGGCTAATAATGAAAGCGGGGTACTGCAAAATACATTTGAAATAAGTAAAATAGCTAAAAAATATAAGGCAAAATTTCATAGTGATTTAGTGCAAGCTTTTAGTAAAATACCAACATATATCAAAGATTTAGGATTAGATTTTGCTACAATCTCAGGGCATAAAATAGGAGGTGGGCAGGGAGGAGCTGCTTTAATTTCTACTTCTCACTTTCAGCTTACTCCGATAATTATCGGTGGTGGGCAAGAAAAAAATGTGCGTTCAGGTACGGAGAATGTTATAGCAATTGCAGGTTTTGGTTTAGCGGCTGAATTAATGAGAAAAAATATAATAGAGAATTATATAAAAATCAAAAATTTACAGGGAATATTAGAGAAAAAACTAAAGAAGTATTCTAACGTAAATATTATTAGCGATAATGTAGCAAGGTTGCCTAATATTACCTTAATTACTATACCGAATACGGATGCACAAGTGAAATTAATCGGGTTTGATTTACGTAATATTTGCGTAAGCTCCGGCTCTGCTTGCTCATCAGGAAAAATATCTAAATCGCACGTATTAACCAATATGGGTATGAGTGAAGAAGAGGCAAAATCTTCGATTAGAGTATCGCTTAGTCATACTAATACGGTAAACGATATAGAAGCTTTTATAGAAGCTTTTGAGGAGGTGTATGATGCCATTATTAGCTAA
- a CDS encoding Rrf2 family transcriptional regulator, whose amino-acid sequence MMLTTKGRYAVMAILEMASKSCAEPVTLNEISVKQNISLNYLEQIFAKLKKANLVKAIRGAKGGYILIGNLEEIKISDIMDAVNENFIMTTCYKKSVKTCVPDTIKCNSHKLWKGFGKHIRDYFENISIKDALELSII is encoded by the coding sequence ATGATGCTGACGACAAAAGGAAGATATGCCGTAATGGCAATACTTGAAATGGCTTCAAAATCATGTGCTGAACCGGTTACTTTGAATGAAATTTCCGTAAAACAAAATATATCACTTAACTATTTGGAGCAGATATTTGCTAAGCTTAAAAAAGCTAATTTAGTTAAGGCTATTAGAGGGGCTAAAGGAGGATATATTTTAATAGGTAACCTAGAAGAAATAAAAATTTCCGATATTATGGACGCTGTTAATGAAAATTTTATAATGACTACCTGCTATAAAAAATCAGTTAAAACTTGTGTTCCTGATACAATAAAATGTAATTCGCATAAATTATGGAAAGGGTTTGGAAAGCATATTAGAGATTATTTTGAAAATATCTCAATTAAAGATGCTTTAGAGCTAAGTATTATTTAA
- a CDS encoding DUF1189 family protein yields MYLLSFILGGLNTLLRQLRLSISSIEFYKGVYRNYQGYGIRYLFTISFTISIIYCIFILNYVITLKDYFNGIQSSKVTDNIEYIINQLPEIKYNNSKISVEEVEPIYLYSKNNNKIVVIDTKNQVSNKEKSKIPFVLEDNKLKINLIVANTKKNFPSTVDYSEIFKQNEVILTPEIIKKYFADNLLHAPNLFIYFGMPAIILFWFVTFLLERSIVVLLVYSLANLLTTKTSIQTSIRLVMFSSGVPIILQPVIIILIPELSILLQLLQMFTTCLVFIAIWQINKSLSSYI; encoded by the coding sequence ATGTATTTATTATCATTTATATTAGGAGGATTAAATACATTACTCCGTCAGTTACGTCTATCTATTAGCTCTATAGAGTTCTATAAAGGCGTATATAGAAACTATCAAGGATATGGGATAAGATATTTATTTACCATATCCTTTACTATATCAATAATTTATTGCATTTTTATATTAAATTACGTAATAACTTTAAAAGATTACTTTAACGGAATACAATCATCAAAAGTTACAGATAATATTGAATATATTATTAATCAATTACCGGAAATTAAATATAATAATTCAAAAATTTCAGTTGAAGAAGTAGAACCTATATATTTATATAGTAAAAATAACAATAAAATAGTCGTCATTGATACAAAAAATCAAGTTTCTAACAAAGAAAAAAGCAAAATACCGTTTGTACTTGAAGATAATAAGCTGAAGATAAATTTAATTGTTGCCAATACTAAGAAAAATTTTCCAAGTACCGTTGACTATTCTGAGATATTCAAGCAAAATGAAGTAATTTTAACTCCTGAAATAATAAAAAAGTATTTTGCCGATAATTTATTACATGCACCAAATTTATTTATTTATTTCGGTATGCCGGCTATTATATTATTTTGGTTTGTAACGTTCTTATTAGAGAGAAGTATTGTAGTTTTGTTAGTGTATAGCTTAGCTAATTTACTTACTACTAAAACTTCAATACAAACTTCTATAAGGTTAGTAATGTTTTCAAGCGGAGTTCCGATAATATTACAACCGGTTATTATTATATTAATACCGGAATTAAGCATATTATTACAGCTACTACAAATGTTTACAACTTGTTTAGTGTTTATTGCTATTTGGCAAATTAACAAGAGCCTGTCGAGTTATATATAA
- the nuoN gene encoding NADH-quinone oxidoreductase subunit NuoN — translation MLLLLPEITLILIALLGQFFAVMVPSKNRIIYNIIILLCILSIFLTFKYSSYEGVWYSFATGINIGISKSTVLLFTIISMIIYRDYSILAAEELKFEFITLILLSAVGIFVAISSRNFLLLFCGMELTALTSYTLAGFKLNDIKSSEGALKYFILGSLVSCLSLFGISFIYGFGGSLQFEDILYRLNDNSGINLGLIIGIVLFLSSILFKLSSVPLHFWVPDVYEGSPITSVTYFTTASKIGMVIVLLNISKLIIGNYYPVNYNLIKIIAILSMLLGAFGAIRQTSLKRLMAYSTILNIGYVLIGILLHNQEGYKAALLYILIYAVGSIGFFTCLIMLLGKDADKASFSSIQGIAENRKAIAAVISIVMFSMIGIPPLTGFFGKYYLFYQAINQEEFALAYCGIFTSVVAAFYYLKVIKAMYFSKKIGVIKLPMQYGLLLINYLVVSFLLLGSFIISF, via the coding sequence ATGCTACTGTTACTTCCTGAAATAACTTTGATTTTAATAGCACTTTTGGGGCAGTTTTTTGCCGTAATGGTACCAAGTAAAAATAGAATTATTTATAATATCATTATTTTATTATGTATATTATCAATTTTCCTTACTTTTAAATATTCAAGCTATGAAGGAGTATGGTACTCATTTGCTACCGGAATAAATATCGGTATTAGTAAAAGTACAGTGTTACTATTTACTATTATATCCATGATTATATACCGTGATTACTCTATTCTTGCCGCCGAGGAATTAAAGTTTGAATTTATTACTTTAATATTATTATCCGCTGTAGGTATTTTTGTTGCAATTTCATCACGGAATTTTCTACTATTATTCTGCGGTATGGAACTTACTGCTTTAACTTCATATACACTTGCAGGATTCAAATTAAATGATATTAAATCATCAGAAGGTGCTTTAAAATACTTTATCTTAGGTAGTTTAGTTAGTTGTTTATCATTATTTGGGATTTCTTTTATATATGGATTCGGTGGAAGCTTACAATTTGAGGATATCTTATACAGACTAAATGATAATTCTGGGATAAATCTTGGTTTAATAATTGGTATTGTATTATTTTTAAGTAGTATTCTCTTTAAACTCTCAAGCGTTCCACTCCATTTTTGGGTCCCTGACGTATATGAAGGATCTCCGATAACTTCGGTTACCTACTTCACTACTGCTTCAAAAATAGGTATGGTTATCGTTTTATTAAATATTAGCAAATTAATTATAGGTAATTACTACCCTGTTAATTATAATTTAATAAAGATAATTGCTATATTATCTATGCTGCTTGGGGCTTTTGGAGCTATTCGTCAAACTTCTCTAAAAAGATTAATGGCATATAGCACTATTTTAAATATCGGTTATGTATTAATCGGCATTCTTCTGCATAATCAAGAAGGATATAAAGCAGCTTTGCTATATATTCTAATATATGCGGTAGGGAGTATAGGATTTTTTACCTGCTTAATTATGCTACTCGGTAAAGACGCCGATAAAGCTAGTTTTAGTAGTATACAAGGAATTGCAGAGAATCGTAAAGCCATAGCTGCCGTAATTAGCATAGTTATGTTTTCAATGATTGGAATCCCTCCTCTCACAGGATTTTTCGGTAAATATTACCTTTTTTACCAAGCAATTAATCAAGAAGAATTTGCATTAGCTTATTGCGGTATTTTTACCAGCGTAGTTGCTGCTTTTTATTATCTTAAAGTAATAAAAGCCATGTATTTTTCTAAAAAGATTGGGGTAATTAAGTTACCGATGCAATATGGGCTTTTACTGATTAATTACTTAGTTGTAAGTTTCTTGTTGCTTGGTTCATTTATTATCTCGTTTTAG
- the hemB gene encoding porphobilinogen synthase, whose translation MYPLIRLRRNRKAFWLRELIAESNLSINDLVLPLFVVEGHNERQEIKTMPGIYRLSIDQVVETAKEATELGINAIALFPSIDRSLKSENADEAYNLDNLICRTIRSIKNANIDIGIICDVALDPYTTHGHDGIVHHGEVDNDRSVRALCNQALVLAKAGVDIVAPSDMMDGRIGAIREYLDKEGFINVGILAYAAKYASSFYGPFRDAVRSNKKNYLDKSSYQMDVRNIKEAMLEIEHDIAEGADMVMVKPGMPFLDVIREAANNFNAKIFAYQVSGEYAMLKFAAEAGALDFEKSLIESLISFKRAGATAIFTYATLEVAEILKKNKIK comes from the coding sequence ATGTACCCTCTTATTAGACTTAGAAGAAATAGAAAAGCATTTTGGCTTAGAGAGTTAATAGCTGAAAGTAATTTATCAATCAATGATTTAGTGCTACCTTTATTTGTTGTTGAAGGGCATAATGAAAGACAAGAAATTAAGACTATGCCTGGTATATACCGTTTATCGATCGATCAAGTAGTAGAAACGGCAAAAGAAGCAACAGAGCTTGGTATCAATGCTATCGCATTATTTCCGAGTATTGATCGAAGTCTAAAAAGTGAGAATGCCGATGAGGCTTATAATTTAGATAATTTAATATGTAGAACTATTAGAAGCATCAAAAATGCTAATATCGATATCGGTATAATATGCGATGTAGCACTTGATCCTTATACCACGCATGGTCATGACGGTATTGTGCATCATGGGGAAGTTGATAATGATAGATCAGTAAGAGCTTTGTGTAATCAAGCATTAGTGTTAGCAAAAGCCGGAGTAGATATTGTTGCACCTTCTGATATGATGGATGGAAGAATCGGAGCTATAAGGGAATATCTCGACAAAGAAGGTTTTATAAATGTTGGGATTCTTGCTTATGCGGCTAAGTATGCTTCAAGCTTTTACGGTCCGTTTCGCGATGCAGTTAGGAGTAATAAAAAGAATTATTTAGATAAATCAAGCTATCAAATGGATGTGCGTAATATTAAGGAAGCAATGCTTGAGATTGAGCATGATATAGCAGAGGGAGCCGATATGGTAATGGTTAAGCCCGGTATGCCGTTTTTGGATGTTATTCGTGAAGCAGCAAATAATTTTAATGCTAAAATTTTTGCATATCAGGTTAGCGGAGAATATGCAATGTTAAAATTTGCAGCCGAAGCAGGGGCGTTAGATTTTGAAAAATCTTTAATTGAATCATTAATTAGTTTTAAACGCGCTGGAGCAACTGCTATATTTACTTACGCAACTCTCGAAGTAGCTGAAATATTAAAGAAAAATAAAATTAAGTAG
- a CDS encoding primosomal protein N': MRIAKILLPAAKLFPLDYLVPEDLELNIGDLVVVPFRNKELTGIIWEFTTVPKAKKLKTVKEKVPLNLNLTSEVLELIKWMSGYYMSELGSIAKLVLPIDIAEKPIKVKEQKINNNFVLPDLSEEQKQAVIVLNESNKPVIIKGVTGSGKTEIYFHLIAEYLAKGKQVLAMLPEIALSTQIINRFIERFGFEPIIWNSSVTKAQKKMILRGILSDKVKVVIGARSSLFLPFKNLGLVVIDEEHDDSYKQDDGILYNARDTAIVRSKFDKAQIVLCSATPSIETMYNVKIGKYQLITLVNRYKNVDLPNIEMIDMTKEKLSKNFYLSKILIEAIKGNLDNKKQTVLFLNRRGYAPLMLCKACGHRFTCKFCSSWMVVHKAIKKLECHHCGYQSKIFNSCPECLEDKALTICGPGIERIEEEVKALFPESKIAVISKDHAKNPEKIAKLLHQMENLEIDILIGTQIITKGYHFPNLTLVGVIDADLGSNNADLRASERTFQLLHQVGGRAGRGDSKGVVYLQSYYPDNIIFSYVKTGDEENFFANELGIRKSADMPPFSKMASVILSGSSESKILEIARDMVRIAPKANVKILGPASSLMSKLAGKYRYRILIIVDKKFNLQKYLKFWLSLIKIPPFCQIKIDIDPKSFY; encoded by the coding sequence ATGCGAATAGCAAAAATATTATTACCGGCGGCAAAATTATTCCCTTTAGATTACTTAGTACCGGAAGATTTAGAGCTAAACATCGGTGATCTTGTTGTAGTGCCGTTTAGAAATAAGGAATTAACCGGTATAATATGGGAGTTCACCACTGTTCCTAAAGCGAAAAAGCTAAAAACCGTAAAAGAAAAAGTGCCACTAAATTTAAATCTTACTTCAGAAGTTTTAGAATTAATTAAATGGATGAGTGGTTACTATATGTCAGAACTTGGAAGTATAGCCAAGTTAGTATTACCTATAGATATTGCAGAGAAACCGATCAAAGTTAAAGAGCAGAAAATAAACAATAACTTTGTGCTACCGGATTTGTCAGAAGAGCAGAAACAAGCAGTAATAGTCTTAAATGAAAGCAATAAGCCTGTGATTATTAAAGGTGTTACGGGGTCAGGTAAAACGGAAATATATTTTCATTTAATAGCAGAATACTTAGCAAAAGGTAAACAAGTGCTTGCGATGCTGCCTGAAATTGCTTTAAGTACCCAAATTATTAATCGCTTTATAGAGCGATTTGGTTTTGAACCTATAATATGGAACTCAAGCGTTACTAAAGCTCAAAAGAAAATGATTTTAAGAGGTATATTAAGTGATAAAGTTAAGGTGGTAATCGGGGCTAGAAGTAGTTTATTTTTGCCTTTTAAAAATCTCGGTTTAGTGGTTATAGATGAAGAACATGACGATTCCTATAAACAAGATGACGGTATATTATATAATGCAAGAGATACGGCTATCGTAAGAAGCAAATTCGATAAAGCACAAATTGTTTTGTGTTCAGCAACGCCGTCTATTGAAACGATGTATAATGTGAAAATAGGTAAATATCAATTAATTACTCTAGTTAATAGATATAAAAATGTCGACTTACCGAATATAGAAATGATCGACATGACCAAAGAGAAGTTATCTAAGAATTTCTATTTATCTAAGATTCTTATAGAAGCTATCAAAGGTAATTTAGATAATAAAAAGCAAACAGTATTATTTCTTAATAGGCGTGGTTATGCTCCGCTAATGCTATGCAAAGCTTGTGGTCACAGATTTACCTGTAAATTTTGCTCTTCTTGGATGGTAGTACATAAAGCAATTAAAAAACTTGAATGTCATCATTGCGGTTATCAAAGTAAAATTTTTAATTCTTGCCCTGAATGTCTAGAAGATAAGGCATTAACTATTTGCGGTCCAGGAATAGAAAGAATAGAGGAGGAAGTAAAGGCACTCTTTCCTGAGAGTAAAATTGCGGTGATAAGTAAAGATCATGCTAAAAATCCTGAAAAAATAGCAAAGCTTCTACATCAAATGGAAAATCTAGAAATTGATATTTTAATAGGTACACAAATAATAACAAAAGGTTATCACTTTCCGAATCTTACCCTAGTCGGTGTAATAGATGCTGACCTTGGGAGTAACAATGCTGATCTTAGAGCATCTGAGCGAACTTTCCAGTTACTACATCAAGTAGGCGGTAGAGCAGGGAGGGGAGATAGTAAAGGGGTGGTATATTTGCAGAGCTATTATCCTGATAATATTATTTTTAGTTACGTTAAAACCGGTGACGAAGAGAATTTTTTTGCAAATGAACTCGGAATAAGAAAATCCGCTGATATGCCGCCGTTTTCTAAAATGGCATCGGTAATTTTATCAGGTTCCAGTGAGTCTAAAATTTTAGAAATAGCTAGGGATATGGTCCGAATTGCACCAAAAGCAAACGTGAAAATTTTAGGACCGGCAAGCTCATTAATGTCAAAGCTTGCCGGTAAATATCGTTACCGAATACTTATTATAGTCGATAAGAAATTTAATTTGCAGAAATATTTAAAATTTTGGCTAAGCCTTATAAAAATTCCCCCTTTTTGCCAAATAAAAATAGATATCGATCCTAAGAGTTTTTATTAG
- a CDS encoding flavin prenyltransferase UbiX, translated as MKKIIIAISGASGAIYGIRLLEVLKEQNIETHLVISEGATLTIKLETKYSIDEVKLLANYCYDDKDLGATISSGSFKTLGMIIAPCSMKTLASIAHSMEDSLISRAAGVVLKDRRKFILMTRETPLHIGHLENMLKVASYGGIIAPPVPAFYNNPKAIDDIVNHSITRVLDFFDIETNLIKRWG; from the coding sequence ATGAAAAAAATTATTATAGCAATTTCCGGAGCTTCGGGTGCTATATACGGTATTCGTTTGCTTGAAGTATTAAAAGAGCAAAATATCGAGACTCATTTAGTTATTTCGGAAGGAGCAACTCTTACTATAAAGCTCGAAACTAAATATTCTATAGATGAAGTTAAGTTACTCGCAAATTATTGTTATGATGATAAGGATTTAGGGGCTACTATTTCAAGTGGTTCTTTTAAAACTTTGGGGATGATCATAGCCCCTTGTAGCATGAAGACCTTAGCAAGCATTGCTCACTCAATGGAAGATAGTTTAATTAGTAGAGCGGCAGGTGTTGTACTTAAAGACAGAAGAAAATTTATTTTAATGACACGAGAGACTCCACTACATATTGGACACTTGGAAAATATGTTAAAAGTAGCGAGTTACGGTGGCATCATAGCACCGCCCGTACCGGCTTTTTATAATAACCCTAAAGCAATAGATGATATAGTGAATCATTCTATTACTAGAGTTTTAGATTTTTTCGATATTGAAACTAATTTAATTAAACGCTGGGGGTAG
- a CDS encoding replicative DNA helicase, producing MARNKINKEVSTLTDNEDNLPIPRVLPSNVQAEQMLLGAILTNNELLSYVSEFLRLEHFFEPIHQKIYNAIEKITEKGLIATPVTLRSMLTQDELFKEMEETEYLAKLITMSMMVINPVDYGKIIYNLAIKRNLINIGEEVVNDAYNSSLEFEAREQIEHAEAKLYDLASESLNEKSFTRIGISISESLASINRAMKNNDHVIGISTGLFDLDNKLFGFHNSDLVILAGRPSMGKTAFAINLALNACNNMRLKNIRDNQEIQSVGFFSLEMSSEQLTTRLLSMCAEIDSTSLRTGILGEEKYNRLRKEANTLSELQFFIDDTPALSISTIRTRARRMKRKHNLGILFIDYLQLIRGASKSENRVSEISEITQGLKAIAKELNIPVIALSQLSRAVELREDKKPMLSDLRESGTIEQDADIVMFIYREEYYLTRKEPAAGDVKHAEWLDKLNKVYNIADIIVAKHRNGPVGNVPLYYDSQYSKFGNLEKRTFNSV from the coding sequence ATGGCACGTAATAAAATAAATAAGGAAGTAAGTACACTAACTGATAACGAAGATAATTTACCCATACCAAGGGTCTTACCTTCTAATGTTCAGGCTGAGCAGATGCTGCTCGGAGCAATTCTAACCAATAATGAATTACTCAGTTACGTATCAGAGTTTTTGCGTTTAGAACATTTCTTTGAGCCTATTCATCAAAAAATCTATAATGCAATTGAGAAAATTACCGAGAAAGGTCTGATAGCTACTCCTGTAACGTTGCGTAGTATGCTAACTCAAGATGAGTTATTTAAGGAAATGGAAGAGACGGAATATTTAGCAAAGTTGATAACTATGTCAATGATGGTAATAAATCCGGTGGACTACGGTAAAATAATATATAATTTAGCAATAAAGCGTAATTTAATAAATATCGGCGAAGAAGTAGTAAATGACGCTTATAACTCCTCATTAGAATTTGAAGCAAGAGAACAGATCGAACATGCCGAAGCTAAACTTTACGATTTAGCTAGTGAAAGCTTAAACGAAAAGAGCTTTACTAGAATCGGTATATCTATTTCAGAGTCATTAGCTAGCATTAATAGAGCTATGAAAAATAACGATCATGTAATTGGTATATCTACCGGTCTGTTTGATTTAGATAATAAATTATTCGGTTTTCATAATTCTGATCTTGTAATCCTTGCAGGACGTCCATCGATGGGGAAAACGGCATTTGCTATAAATCTTGCACTTAACGCCTGTAATAATATGCGTCTTAAAAATATTCGCGATAATCAAGAAATTCAGTCGGTAGGTTTTTTCTCTTTAGAAATGTCCTCAGAACAACTAACCACGCGTCTACTTTCAATGTGTGCAGAAATTGATTCTACTTCTCTTCGTACGGGGATTCTAGGTGAAGAAAAATATAACCGTCTTCGCAAGGAAGCAAATACTTTATCGGAATTACAATTTTTTATTGATGATACCCCTGCTCTATCTATTTCTACTATAAGAACAAGAGCTAGAAGAATGAAACGCAAGCATAATCTCGGTATATTATTTATCGATTATTTGCAGCTAATTAGAGGAGCGAGTAAATCCGAAAATAGAGTTAGCGAAATTTCAGAAATTACTCAAGGCTTAAAAGCGATCGCAAAAGAGTTAAATATTCCGGTTATTGCGTTATCTCAGCTTTCAAGAGCAGTAGAACTACGTGAGGACAAAAAACCGATGCTATCCGACCTTAGAGAATCAGGAACTATAGAACAGGATGCGGATATAGTAATGTTCATTTATCGTGAAGAATATTATCTAACTAGAAAAGAGCCAGCAGCAGGCGACGTTAAACATGCTGAATGGTTGGATAAGCTCAACAAAGTATATAATATTGCCGATATAATTGTTGCAAAACATCGTAACGGGCCGGTTGGAAATGTTCCACTTTACTATGATAGTCAATATTCTAAATTTGGTAATTTGGAGAAAAGAACTTTTAACTCTGTTTAA